Part of the Vigna radiata var. radiata cultivar VC1973A chromosome 11, Vradiata_ver6, whole genome shotgun sequence genome is shown below.
GCACACGATGTGTCACATTGCAAAACCTCCCATTGCTCCACGCCTGCATATATGcacacatttatttatattaattccaACTGCATGCTCACTTTTTATCAGCAATACCAGCATAAGTACATTTGCTTTTATGGTTTCATGCAAGGGGATTCCTTCTCTGCCATCTTTAAATAACCTGCTTTCTCATCTCTCTCTAATACCACAAGTGGATGAAATTTCTctttaaataacttattttcaaACTCGGAATAGATCATATCTGCAATAAAgaacaaattttgttttgtgcAACTGAAGGTTCAGAGTTTAATTGGTGATTTGTGTATACTTACACGAGCAATGTCTCCAAGATTGACAAGAAAAGTCCCAGGGAAAGGAGGGATTGGCACAAAGGAGGAAGAAGAGTCCATGACTTCAAGACCACCAACATCTTCATCATCTTTAAGAACAGATAGGAAGCTTGAATCTGTGTGTATTCGAACTCCGGGGGACCCTATTGTTTCTGGTgtgaaattatatttgttaaatcTAAACTCGTATAGCCAGTCCTCGAAATCAGCACCTTCGACTACACCAAGAGATTCAGCCATCTTTTGTGCTATTTTTACTGCCAAACCATGAACAGCTTCTCCATATGCCTCCATTATTTGCCTAGGAGGAGCAAGATATTATCAACAACACTTCACACTTTACAAGACTCTCAATTAAATGTAAAACCATTATTAACCTCTACTTTGAAAGTGCTGaaattttccaaaaaagaaaaggataacaGAAATTGGTTCcaagaaagagagagatgaaGAAGGAAAGCAAACCTTTGTTGAGGAGAGACATGAAGCTGAGAACAGAAATTGTTCATAGATTGTGATGAAGAAATGTCATAGATTCCTATAGCCTCGTATAAGGGGCTGAGTGGAGTTGGTCCGACGTAACCACCACCAGCAATGGCTTCTGTGTTGCGTTTCTTGGTCTCCAAAGGAAGATCATGCAGAGCTTCAACCACCTTCTTCATGTCAGCCACTAGGGTTGGAGGAATAGAGTGGTTGATGATCCTGAAAGAACCCCATCTTTCACATGCTTCTCTTAGTTTCTTTAACTCTTCTTCCTCACAAGTTTTCTCCACATCAATCACTACTGGGAACTTCTCCTCCATTGGTAGGGACAAAACTTGCATACTTGCACATATATATTCACAcctttatataaatgtttttagttaatttattctttttactagatttttttttcttatatttcagATTTTCGTGGTAGTTATGAAGTTATTTTTCCTACTATTTTCTTTGTACTAGTTCATGTTTTCCGTGGTAGGGGCCATATCTGCATGTGTATTGTTTGTTCTCTATAAAGGTAAAGGGTGGGTTAGGGTctgtctttttcctttttacttaATAGAAGggatgaaataattataaaaaaaaattaaacttttgtgtttgtaaaaagaaagtttaataaAGGATAATACCGATGGACATAAAATTTGTtggttgtaaaaaaaattgttttttttatactcATATTCAGcaatttataaagttttttcACTTATATTTATACGTGTATTCCTACAGTTGAATACGGACAtcatgaatgtttttttaaaagaaaggaaagtggACACTCTGCCGAATTCTCAACTTAAATAGTAACAGATCTAGTTTAGAAATTAATGtgcaaataaatttatttgggtaaaaaatttaaatggatttattttggaaaaataaaatctcacaAATATAGACATTTATTCGTACTGTGATGAATTGAAATGTTGGTATTTGAGGGATACTAGTACAATTATTTTGGGCTTGGGGCTAATCTAGCTAGTCAAAATGATGAACGTGTTGTGCCCATTTGGTGCAATTTGACAGAAAATGTTGTagcaaaattaatttcaaatcatGGAAGCCACTGGGGGAGTCAGCAAAAATATTCGggtgtgaaattaaaaaaaaaaagtatatttttgcatgatttttgaatatatattttggagGGATCCATTACAGTAataccttcttttttttttacaaatatatttaactgtTAATATGTGTTAACTATGAAATTGGAAACcactataaaaaatgaataattttatcaataatatatgaGATGAAACCAAATCCAACCCACAACACAACCTCTATGATTAGCATGTAGAAATGGAAATTGTtccctttttcaatttcaatcgACTAATGATTGGTTCAGACGTCacattcattataaaattaaaataatcattaaaaaaaaatttacattcagaaaagataaaaagtaaaaaaataatataaaatagtgtgaaaaaaaaattgtatgaaaatatcattaatcTTTTTCACTCatcacacaaaattcaaaagGAATCTCTTCTGTCTTCCAATGGCCACATCATTTTCctctttaaattaaacaaacgTCAACATAAATAACCTCGTTTGTCAAAAATAAAAGCATCTATCCTTTTTTATGCAACTTTCCTACCTAACCttgtaatcaaattttatttctctttctctacttttttttttcttttctaatcaCGTgcatataaaagaataattatttaaataatgatatattaacacaaatttcttttaataatattttaatacaatattatatgaCTAGTTCAGAAAAGTGTGACATCAACTTTCCTACACCTTGTTGCCTTCAAACAATCCTAGGTAGTTCCTATGACTAGGACAAGCGCAACAACTCCAGGGCTTCACCAGTGTGCATCTTGTTGCTAACTCTCAGCTTCCTATAATCTTCGTAAATAAAAGGTCGATATAAACGAGGATGATCCTTGTTCACCAATTCCTCTGGAGCCTCAACATTCCTATTCCTTGGTGCCAACATAAACGTAGCAATCGAAAAACGTTTGGTGGCTTCCTTGCATTGGACACGGTGTATCAAACTGCAAAACCTTCCATTGCTCCACACCTGCATATGCATAACAATGGCATCATGATCAAGTTCATGTGTGATAAGGGTCAGAGCAGAGTCTATTTTCTGTTTGGTTGGTGTTATTAACTTACACGAGCAATGTCTCCAAGATTGACTAAGAGGGTCCCAGGAAAAGGAGGGACCGGCACGAATGAACCAGAAGAGTCCAACACTTCAAGACCACCAACTTTTTCATCATCTTGAAGAATTGTTAAGAAGCCTGAATCTGTGTGTATTTGAACTCCAGTCGACCCTACTGCTTCTGGGGTGAAGTTATATTTGTTAATTCTGAACTGGCATGGCCAATCCTTGAAATCATCAACCACTATGCCCAGTGATTCAGCTATCTTTTCTCCTATCTTCACTACCAAACCATGAATTGCCTCCCCATATCTCTCCACGATTTTCCTGTCAAAATCAACATTAAACAACCTATCTCAATCATATCGGCTTGTAAGCGAAAGGAAATAATTATTGTGAAGGAAATCTAAAGCAGtgaataataaagaaaagtaacctctgctggGGAGAAGCGTGAAGTTGAGAGCAGAAATTGTGCATAGCTTGTGAAGAACCCAAATCATAGAGACTTAAAGCCTCATAGAAAGGGTTGACTGCACTTGGTGCCATGTAACCACTGCCTGCAATAACTTCTGTGTTGCGTTTTTTGATCTCGAGAGGAAGATCAAGCAAAGCTTGATTCACCTTCTTCATCTCAGCCATGAGGGTTTCTGAAATAGAGTGGTTGATGATCCTGAAACAACCCCATCTTTCACATGCCTCTCTTAATTTCTTGCACTCTCCTTCCTCACAATCAATTTTCTCCATATCAATCACTGGGATATTGCTCTCTTCCATTCTACTATCCCTGTCCAGATCACAACGATGAACAAACAACAGATATACCCCACACACACTTTTCCTCTAACAGGAGGCCTgtttatatattcatatttaaaatagaattattgtgggaaagaaaaagatttctaatttatatatatatatatatatatatatatatatatatatatatatatttcatgtaTATTAagttcattaatgttaatgcttTGTTTAATAGGTAtctgttgtttttttatttctgtgTTAGGTGAGATCACTGTCTTTATTCACTGCTTTTAAGGAAATTGCACAAGTTGGGGAAACATGGTTGTAGCAGCTTTCCTTTTGTTTCGCTACTTTTAATCCCAATTACATACATGCTAGTAAATAATTCTGGATTTcttaataaacatatatgaatatctaaattttttatatttatttgatattatttttaattatttttttaaaaaaaaagaaattacaaaattttatattttttaaactattttattgttatattttatattaaataaatataaagtgtctcatgatattattattttaaaaatattactggCTACTGGTTCATGTTATCGTTGGAATTAATGtgtaattttattagaaaataacaaaattcgATGTCTTTAAGACGAGGAAATAGATTCAGCCCACGATGTTGTGTCGATGGATCGTTTGCATATGCAGAAAGGAATTCAAAAGGAAAACGCTTTTTCTAATTGCTATACTTTCTTAAACtttactaaatttattatttttactttttgtattatttattattggtaGCTCTTCTTGTGTTCTTTTCGCATCTTCATTTAACAACTATCATAAAATAATCTTAAGttataattaagtaattttttcctaatcattaactttaatttatatcagTCATAACttcaaaagaataattcatCATGTAAGGATCAGTAAATTCAGATTTTTAAGAAAGATGACAGGTGTGTATGGAAAAGAGTAACAGTTATAtgagttaaaaatttaaaaaacgtAAACACTCTCTCTGCATGCACCCTCTCACTTTACtgaatttctttctctttagcTCTCCAAAATCTTATCTTGCAGCTGCTCATTTTCATTCCAATCCTCTTCTATTTCTTTCAAATAGATTGTGCTTGAAGCATGATAATCTTCCATCGGTTCAGTCCAGTGGTTACTCCTCGTCTGGTAAgtgtttccttttccttttccctttccTTCAAATTAGGATGGGGGATCATGTAATGGTTCTGTTGCATGTAACCCTTTTTTGTCCCTTTTCCTGTACTGACTTCAATCagattctaaaaatttaattctatCACCTAATGGTGATTTATAGGGTAGTATGGGTAGTATAAAGTTCCTGGAAGCATAAAGGTGTGCTGGAAATTCTCTTGAGTTCAAGTGCTGAAAcctaaggtaagggaagttaggcctcttctctgtttttgataaatttttggttGCAtgatttgtaaattttgtttgaaaggTGTAAAAtgaagtgtgtgtgtgtgaactTTGATGTAGATCTTGTTACTGTTGAGTAAAACCCGATGAATTAGAGATGTGTCTGTTGAATGGATTTTCGTATGATATTTTAAATGGTGGTTTCGAAACTGTTACAAGTGAATTTCTGTAGTGTGATGGAATTATTGAGATGTTAGAAACTCTTATGATGTGGCCTGTTAGACAGGAAGTTGAATAAATTAGATGTCTTAAGGCAAAATTGAGGGAAGTGGCATAATGGTTTTTAGATCTTGTGGTTGTGGTCTGTCTTAGACCATTGGGAGATTATAACTAAGTTATTCCATGGCTTAAAATAGTTTCTAGGtagtaaaattagaattttgacATCTTAGCTGATAAAAATGTAGATGATTGGAAAATCAGTTCAGTTATTATAATGATAGAGTCCAAATTCAAGGAATTAGACTAGTGATTTTTAGAGTTAGAGGTTAGGATCTGGTCTAGGCAATTAGAGTCACTTAGTTAAATCAAATATGACTTATTAGTAGCATCAAAATGGCCTGAAACACTTTCCAAATGGTAAATCTGAAATTGAACCTTTTAGTaactaaaattgaaactttAGATCCTAAATTGATGCATAATTACTAGAGATTGATGTTAGGAGTGTGTGTGAATCTTTAGACAAGTTTAATTCAACCTATACTTCGAATTTAGAGTGTTAGAAATTCACCAAATGGCCTAGAGTAAGTTTTAGGTGTGTGAGTTCCTCAAATCTGCAGAATTTCGCGCTGCAGATTGTGCAGAGTCGCCTAGCGCACTCTGCGAGGGGCTTCTGTCAGGAAAAATTCGAACAGCGCACCATAGGGTGTGCACTCAGCGAATTTTCTGCGACAGATTGagtatttttaatgattttgacGTTTTGGGGgttccggacgtccgttttggacgttctttaggtcgttctgggggtttttgacccttccggatccATTGGTGAGAGTCTCCaagctttttaaattaagtaagtGTTGGTAATAAAAtgctataaagaaatttatattaataaatgatgtttctgcGAAAGTATGATtaatggacgtaattccatgatcctcaagggaggttacatggtggtgccctatggtttgttgtgattgaccgtatgaatggtcGGAGTTCCAaatggggtttatcctgacattctaatgaccatccatgctcaattagagagtgatgagtcatgtggtgagaatagcaggaggtcctagtaaTAGGTGCTACGTGGAGGCCTATTATTCGGTAAAAggcttacacttgtgtgtggtcggaTGAAACCccttggcaatggctttgcaaagcagtagggccacaacaagtgcacaaacccctagaactcgacatttcatactagtccggatggtcaaatcacgcggtcggtcattggtatcaacaaaatgcatttggtcttagtttgtattgtgttatggtTTTTGCATGctgtgtgtgattgtataacatgataGTTAGTtccatttaatgtataatttgatAGCATGTTTACTGGATTGATTGTGTGCATGTTGTTATGTATATGTTAGTTTATATTTGGACTTATCTTACATGTTTTTCAACCTAACTTTGCATTTGTatgtgttgtatgtgtttgccttcttccttgcgatgatcatccaatcttttggatgtgagcagagggagaGGATGTTCTCCTGGAGCAAGCTTTGGAGCCAGAGGATCCAGTCACTACCTCTTAAAACTCTTTCTATTAGACTCCtttctatattttgaaaaactttgtaGCTTATATACAACACCTAGTTTATATTATTACTCTTagatcttttccattattttaagAGACTCCTTATGTacttaaagtttttaattttataacccCTTCGAATGACTGTAAATATTATGACTTTAAGTATTTTCTTAAACTCTTTTACCTTATTATAATGTTACATCCTGATATATTATACTCAACTTataattttgggatgtcacacatcaaattttaactataatcatattactattttcttttttatttttttaactttttgcaccaaatatttattaagtaatttattttatggaaataaagatatattttaaatttatttttcaaaaaatataacactAGAAAAAGATCTTACTAtgataaatatttctattttaactttttcttctttttttaatttaaaaaaaaaaagttcgaAAACCGAATTCTAACTTATATTAAAAACCATggtatttatgtaattaaaatgcAGTGTGCCATTTGGGAAATTAAAAAGGCCAAGTGTCAACGTGGGAAGAATTTCCCATCTTAGGTGCCGCCGACTAAGAAGTCAAACCTTTAATTTAACCAATAAGTGCCCCTTGctattatatacatttttaaatgaaaatgttcGACTATAGcaacataaaacataaatacaaaatagtttaattatttgattaaatacataataaataaataacagagcataaatataaattaatatatatatatatatatatatatatatatatactcatgaataaatacataaatatagattatcttgtaatttataattttgattggAAAGGAATGAAATCAGAGTTTGTAAATTTTGGTGAAATAATACATGTTCTgtatgttcttttctttttaattcttatataatatacatattCACGTATTGTTAAACATTAAACATAAGCAAAAACTCANcaaattattatttttcaacaacATTCACACAAAGTCAANANTNAATATCCATGAACAGCAGGTATCAGTTACTTAAAACATGACTCCTTTCAATTATTCCTTAATCATAGTTTCAATGACTAGGCCAAACGGAACAGTTCTAGGGTTTGATCAGTGTCACACATCTTATAAACTTTGAGATTCCTGTAATCTTCATAAGGAAAAGGTTGATACAAACGGGGGTGATCATGGTTCACCAATTCTTCTGGGGCTTGAACATTCCTGTTCTTGGGTCCTAAGATTAACGTACCAATTGAAAGACGTTTGCTTCCTTCCTTGCATAGCACACGTTGTTGCACATTGCGAAACCTCCCATTGCTCCAGACCTGCATATATATgcatacatttatttatattaattccaACTGCATGCTCACAGTTTATCACCAATACCAGCATAAGTACATTTNCTTTTATAGTTTCATGCTATCTTTAAATAACCTGCTTTCTCATCATCTCTAATACTATCAAATTTCTCTTTAAGTGGATATTACTCAGACAAAGAATCTACACTATCACCAGCAACACAGGTTATATTTCTGTcagagattatatatatatatatatatatatatatatatatatatatatacacacacacacacacacatgacACGAGTCTTATCTCACGTAAGTATTTAATACAacttttaactcaaaatttgaagataatgtatatataaagttattCATAACAATTTCTGCAATAAAgaacaagttttgttttgtgcaaCTGAATGTTCAGAGTTTAATTGGTGATTTGTGTATACTTACACGAGCAATGTCTCCA
Proteins encoded:
- the LOC106777699 gene encoding 2-oxoglutarate-dependent dioxygenase DAO; translation: MQVLSLPMEEKFPVVIDVEKTCEEEELKKLREACERWGSFRIINHSIPPTLVADMKKVVEALHDLPLETKKRNTEAIAGGGYVGPTPLSPLYEAIGIYDISSSQSMNNFCSQLHVSPQQRQIMEAYGEAVHGLAVKIAQKMAESLGVVEGADFEDWLYEFRFNKYNFTPETIGSPGVRIHTDSSFLSVLKDDEDVGGLEVMDSSSSFVPIPPFPGTFLVNLGDIARAWSNGRFCNVTHRVQCKEGNKRLSIATLILGPKNRNVEAPEELVNHDHPRLYQPFVYEDYRNLKVSKKIPTKEALELFRLA
- the LOC106777700 gene encoding 2-oxoglutarate-dependent dioxygenase DAO: MEESNIPVIDMEKIDCEEGECKKLREACERWGCFRIINHSISETLMAEMKKVNQALLDLPLEIKKRNTEVIAGSGYMAPSAVNPFYEALSLYDLGSSQAMHNFCSQLHASPQQRKIVERYGEAIHGLVVKIGEKIAESLGIVVDDFKDWPCQFRINKYNFTPEAVGSTGVQIHTDSGFLTILQDDEKVGGLEVLDSSGSFVPVPPFPGTLLVNLGDIARVWSNGRFCSLIHRVQCKEATKRFSIATFMLAPRNRNVEAPEELVNKDHPRLYRPFIYEDYRKLRVSNKMHTGEALELLRLS